GATATCAAATGTCAGCGGTAGGTGTAATTATATCGGGTTGAAATGATATCGGCTTGTTTCTAACTCTGTACAAGGGCAGCAGGATAAGTTATAGGCCCAAAGCCAAGGTCTGGTTCCTGAAGTCATTTTAGATTAAATatctgcttttgtttttatttctaaatgtcattcctgaaccagcaagtgtatttagttgtaatattggtgtgtaggtgcatctcgggtcattttgcctggtcatgtgatttcagaaagagccagcactttaggatggaactgctttctggcaggctgttgtttctcctactcaatgtaactgaatgtgtctcagtgggacctggattttactattgagcgttgttctcggatctaccagggagcggttatctggttaacttcccattgttctgctggggggtgatataactccaacctgaccagcgacaaatcgattcttcttcgggtgactctTCCatcccccccgaactgccttcctgccggctataatgtaaatcgccggcggcaCGATAGTCTAATCGATTTGGCTTTCTGAagccgcctgaagtttcctcgtgaggcgacttcggggAAAACCAAGCCCTCTGAATGCCATCACACCTGCGATTTaaattgtagccggcgggaggcagttctgggagattagtcgtccgaagaagtaatttgttgctgggtgactaatctcctgaaatggCAGCGTGTGCCCTTTCccttaagagtgactgaagtttatcagagcacaagtcacatgactgggggcagctgagaaacttacaatatgtctagccccatgtcggattaaaatataaaaaaatcagtttgctcttttgagaaatggatttcagtgcagaattctgctggagcagcactattattttcccatgacagtatccctttaatttctgaagcAGCTTGGTAGATCCATTAGACTCAGAGAATCAATATCTCTTCTTTCTCATCGTTTAATAATGAGATCCTCCATATCTTCACTGCATCGCAGCTCGGTGGGTCCTGCATGGCCGCCATGTATTGGTATAAAACTGACAGCCGATTTGATTTGAGCATCACATAGTGGGTTTATCAAAGGAAAGTCCATAAATGGAAGAGAATTTGCAGGTCTGCTCTAGTGGAAACATCCCTATTGATTTGCTGGGGCTGCATTGTGTGTCCTCATTCTCTATCCAAGCCTAGTGCTCTAGTTTGATGATGTGAGAATATAATGTGCCTTTtataattgcaatttaaagagcTATGTATATGTGGAGCAACCacattattttgaaatctgtctcCGTATTTGTTACATCTATTGAAACTTGAATATGTTCTATTACAGGGGAGTCTTGCAACAATGTGGCATCTTGTAGTTGCACTCTGCTTCCTGGCCTCCATCGCCAATTCCCGCCATCTCCCCTACTTTGCCCCCTTGTCGCACGATATGGTGAATTATATCAACAAGGTCAACACTACATGGAAGGTAAGTGGCCGTGGCTCATGATCACTGGCCTCCTGGTAGGGCTCGCTATGAGATGTATAGGGTTTCGGCTTACagatgaatgataaaaaaaaaaaaattaattctggaGAGTGGAGTAGCTGCATTAGAGTccatggagctgccatattgcttggcCTTCAGTTAAAACAAAATTGTACTGTAGTGCCCATTAGCAGTGCACAGCTTTTGTGAGAAGTTGCCCAACTATGTTCTAAGATTTTTGTGGGGCACATAAATTATTAATTGGCTTGCCCTATATCTGCTCTGTCCGACATTACATATAGTGGGCTGAATAATTCTCTACAgtgtgcttaaaggaccagtaacgtcaaaatagTATACAttcaaaaaaacaccaagacaaattaaactttattaagaaataacttcccaAAACTCCGCAACCATCATGCATTGCTCgacttctcctccctgccttccttataggacatagccagggaggaggaatcgatcgccgcacaatggatcgtcgccctgtcgtaGAGCAAACTGCGGGCCATAAACatcctttggagggccacatctggcACTTGGGCCTCCAATGGACAGTAGGGGCTAACTGGGCTAGGAGGCAGCTCCTCTGCAGAGGTCCCATCTGTCATTGTGTTGCTAGATTAGGGAATGTAGGTGGTGTAGTTCAGCAGGGTGGGGGGTATGGTATGTAAATATCTCTATTCTTTCTCCTTTGAACTACTCtgtacatcagggatccccaacctttttcacccgtgagcaacattcagatgtaaaatgagttggggagcaacacaacaattaaaaatgttcctggatggagccaaataagggatgtaattggctattggtagcccatatgtggactggcagcctacaggaggctctgtttagcagtacatctgttttttatccaaccaaaacttgcctccaaaccaggaactaaaaaataagcacctactttgaggccactgagagcaacatccaagggtttggggagcaacatgttgctcacgagctactggttggggatcactgctgtacatGATGTATCGGCTTGTTTAGCCATTGGCTGAGTTGTCCCGGAAATTGGGAGAAAAACACCAGAAAACTTTCAAAAGAGGCTGATACAAGTCTGTtcccacaaagtagtaaagccggagtcagattataaaagggttaaaaaaaataacacaaaaggtttacattttattttccataattgaGAACcaatgcctgacgcgtttcgtgcctaccaaggacacttagtcataggctgaacatAGAACAATACAAACaggatatttaaaataaaaatggccaATGGGAAACAAGTAGGCGGTGCTATCCAATGTGTCACTCAAAGAGAACAGTCAAATACTAGGATTCAATGGACACCCCCTAAGGCCAAAACAATACATGGGTTATCTTAATTACAGAGTACAAACAATAATATGTACAGTACAAAGTGTATTAATAATAGGAAAAAAGGATTGACTGTTATACATAGCAGGAAACATTGGGGGATCCCATCTGCAGATTGGGGGAGAAAATTGGGGGGGCAGGGGTGCTTATGGGCGCGGGGAATATTTCTCTGTACAACGGCAAGTCTTTGTGAGCAAACATTTCATGTTATAAGACCAGGGTCCCTGACTGTGCTACAAATTGGGGAGAATTGGGTGTCTGTGGTCAGGTGACTGTGTAAATCCAATCAGAGCAgcggttaaaggggttgttcacctgaaataaacttgttttagtatgatgtagagaggtatATTCTGAgtcggaagaaggcaaataattcaaaaacttaaaataaagacctattgaaaagtagCTTGAAGGTGGAAATATGTAGAGGTGAATGTAATTGTTTCCTCTTCTGTTTCTGAATCTTCTTGTTTCAGCTTTACCTTAAATGCCATTGTCTCAAGTTATCATACGTGTGTGtattgagttaaataaacgaTTCTATTTTCCAGGCTGGGCACAACTTTGCTAATGCTGATGTACACTATGTGAAACGGCTCTGTGGAACACACCTTAATGGCCCCCAGCTTCAAAAGAGGTGAGGCCCCCAATGAGACTATCACTAGCCTTGCCTGCAACTCCCTTCCttgaaacttaaaggagaaggctttatcagaaaggtctatataaatacaccagtaacccacccctcaaagtaatgctgctctgagtcctctgtcaaaacaaaccccacatttctttccttctattgtgtactcatgggcttctgtatcagacttcctgttttcagcttaaacctccagggcttgggcttgagcatgctcagtttgctcctctctcccttttcccccacccttttctgctgtaatctgagcccagagctataagtgagcagggagagactggggcaggaagtgatgtcacagcaaactAATAtgtctaaacaaacagagcttctagagctgtttactcgggtatggtaaagcattctgcagaataaatatagtgatatagcttgtactattgtagATAATTGATTGGCCTTACAGAAACTGACTatatatagccccatgtcagatttcaaaattaaattaaaaaaaaaatctgtttgctcttttgagaaatggattatagtgcagaattctgctggagtagcactattaaaaaaaaaaaaaaaaaacagtatccctttaaaggtgaaccatccatttaaTGGCATCCCTGATTTTCTGTTATAAAGGTTTGGGTTTGCTGATGACCTAGACCTTCCAGACAGCTTTGATTCCCGGGCAGCTTGGCCCAACTGTCCCACCATCCGGGAGATCCGAGATCAGGGATCATGCGGCTCTTGCTGGGTAAGTTACAGAGCCTGCGATGCTTAAGACTTGGCTGTTTCTGCTCAAGGATATTCATTGACGTCACAATGTAACTTTTTAGGCGTTTGGTGCGGTTGAAGCCATCTCTGATCGTGTTTGTGTTCACACCAATGGGAAGGTGAACGTGGAGGTGTCTGCTGAAGATCTCCTGTCCTGCTGTGGCTTTAAATGTGGCATGGGGTAAGTGGCGTTCACACGTGTAATGCTATAGGTTAGATATAAAGGAcacatgctgggagttgtagtttcattAAATGGGAGGCACAGAATTTGACATGCAtgttaatgttaaaggggttgttcaccttggagtttacttttagtatgacgtcgagtgatattctgagacaatttgcaatttgtttttattatttgtgatttttgagttactgtatttagctatttattcagcagctctccagtttgcaatttcagccatcccgttgctagggtccaaattacaataacaatacatttgtagccttagagcattTGATTTTCAGGTGGGGGATTTTCAGGTAACGTTTCCATTTATCTTCAGCTGTAATGGAGGGTATCCATCTGGAGCCTGGCGATTCTGGACTGAGACCGGTTTGGTTTCCGGGGGCTTGTATGACTCCCATGTTGGTAAGTAAGAGCTCTAGAGCAGAACTTCATGACTTTATTATTACTTATGGCACTTGTATCCAGGCAAGAGGTCCATTCATGTGAGtgactaaagctgcccatagatgttgagatttttaaaagatcagatcctcatcgtgagaccacgattttctcggaatgatcgtacgaattgtccatcaactaaaaagaccaatttgccaggaaaaggggagctgcctgcttggccctgcaaacatagatacattgcactgggaccgacaaagatttttttaacctggccgatcaatttcctgacgataagatgtacgatcgttcgaatcccactaaccacacgataatttcgaaggattggtcggactaccctaaaatcggtcgttcggcaagaagaattgtcgcgtctatggggagcttaacactgAACCTCTATGGGTCTGATGCTGcctctgaccagcaagtagtcaaggaagttgtcaggagaaagaaagaggctgctctgatgttctctgatgttcttctgcttaggaataaaattagaaacctctctcacatctttcctaagcagaagaacatcagagcagcctctttctttctcctgacaacttccttgactacttgctggtcagactggtgggaaaatgaccagcaggtggtgctgttgtaacaaaattcattcatattaacagtacatgtatcccttaatatcttggaattaaaagaaaatgaatgtaaatgacaagtgcttagaatagcccccgcatcaattttacattcactaatttttaaaggtttacttatcctttaatcggctgccttgtcttacattgtatcaacagtctgagccatccgGGCAGAGACTAGAAAGGGACAGGCAAACATTGGGTTCAaaaagcaatacatatacaaataacttaaaaggatagaaaatgtgtaatgaatgtatgttgcaaaattgcttagaattatgtttacttttcttaGGCCAatcttttattttggggttgatttgccctttaatctgGCTTTGAAAGTTAAATGTAAGCGGCACATTTACTAGGTGCACAAGGAACTATTGGATTCTCATTGCTTCCATTATAGCAGAGTATTGGACATGATTGGTCCTTCATTAACCTTTTCCCTGTCAGCCTATCTATAGCCAGAGGCTgttgaatgaaaatatttatttttgcaaatgtgTGTTTAAGGCTGCAGGCCGTACTCTATCCCTCCCTGCGAGCACCATGTGAATGGCTCCAGGCCGTCCTGCAAGGGGGAAGAGGGCGATACCCCAAAGTGCATGAAGACGTGCGAGGAAGGCTACACCCCAGCCTATGGCAGTGACAAACATTTCGGTGAGTAAATCTGCAACTTTGTGTCCTgcttattttctgtaatatttaatCTGATCCCCCTAGTAGTTGCCTGGAGTAGTGCACAATGCTGCGGTCGCTCAGGAGGAGAAAGTCTAGAGGATCAAcaccttccccttttttttttttttttttttttttttttttttttttaaaggaacattcagtataaaaatgtaatgtataaagactgagtgactggatgtgtaacataatagccataacattacttcctgcttttcagctctctgggTTAGTcggtgactataaggggggccacatgggacataactgttcagtgagtttgcaattgatcctccgcattcagctcagatttaaaagcaacagatatgtcccatgtacctcccctcaagtcactgattggttactgcctggtaaccaagagagctgaaaagcaggaagtagtgttctggctattatgttacacatccagtcactccagcctttatacattacatttttgcataactaactatattagatacattttaatcttttttttttcattttgcacagcctatttatttaccaagtttttatttttatactgaactattcctttaaccttATCTTACAGGAGCCACCTCCTACGGTGTTCCAAGCAGTGAGAAGGAAATCATGGCTGATATCTACAAGAACGGCCCAGTTGAGGGAGCTTTTGTGGTCTATGCAGACTTTCCACTGTACAAATCGGGTAAGTCCCTTGTACGATGCCCTTGTCTCCTCTCTCACTGGAATAGGAGTAtctagattaaagggatactgtcatgagaaccattatttttttttttcaaaacacatcagttaatagtgctgctccagcagaattctgcactgaaatccaaaagagcaaacagatatttttatatttaattttttgaaatgtgacatggggctagacatattgtccgtttctcagctgccccagtcatgtgacttgtgctctgataaactccagtcactcataactgctgtactgcaagttgggagtgtatcacccactccctttccccccagcagcctaacagaacaatgggaaggtgaccagataacggctccctaacacaagataactgcctggtagatctaagaacagcactcgatagtaaaatccaggtcccactgcaacactttcagttacattgagtaggagaaacagcctgccagaaagcagttccatcctaaagtgcaagcacaagtcatatggatgggggtagctgggaaactgacaatatgtctagctccatgtcagatttcaaaattgaataaaaaaaatcagtttgcgcttttgagaaatggatttcagtgcagaattctgctggagcagcactattaactgatgtgttttgaaaaaaaaaaagaatattcccatgaccgtatcccttttaCCACTTCAGCTCTCATGCAAGTGATCTGCCTCTCATGATTGACCCGTATGTTTGTGTTTCTTAGGTGTGTACCAACATGAAACCGGAGAAGAACTTGGAGGTCATGCTATTAAGATCCTGGGTTGGGGTGTGGAAAATGGAACCCCCTATTGGTTGTGTGCAAACTCCTGGAACACAGACTGGGGTGATAATGGTAAGATTACGTTAACTAATCTGTCTGCCTCTGTTCCTCATGAATTCCACCCCCCCATCTGTTTTGGCATCAAATCAATTGTCCAATTAGTGGGTATTTAGTAGGAAGCTAGAAATTGAGCTGACCTCTACTTTACAGAAGCTCTATTCTTTTCCTCTCTACCTAATGGTAGCATATAGTATATCTGAATAAAAGccttgagcaaacttaggggactgttcctgctgaattgtgcttagtacaggggatacctatgctgccatagttttatgggatctctctgtacagactgagcaaacttaggggctgttcctgctgaattgtgcttagtacagggaatacctatgttgctatagttttatgggatctctctgtacagactatgagcaaactttggggactgtttctgctgaattgtgcttagtacaggggaatacctaagtCGAGAAGTCTAATTATCGTGCAGCTTTAAGTAAAACCCTTACTAATCTCTGACTGTTCTTTTCAGGCTTCTTCAAGATTCTGCGTGGCAAGGATCACTGCGGGATTGAGTCCGAGGTTGTTGCTGGAATTCCCAAAAACTAGAGCTTTTATCAAATTCTTTTAACCCGAAGCCTGCTGCCATATGACTTTATTTAGATAGAAGTAAAACCgaacaaaaatagtttttattaaagtaaaatatcACTAGGGTATCGAGTATACGGGTAAGTGGCCAGTCTAGAGCTACTACTCCATGGTAACGGGACTTTTACAGCAGAGCAGGCTGGGAAACCAATTGGGATGTCCTCGCTGCCCTAAAACTGGCCGAGATTGTCGTGCAATTCTGCTggtgttgaactgcaactctcaggaACCCACTGACACAAACACATTCCACCGGGAGTTGTTGAACAACATGTAACTAGTTGCAAGCAGCCAATCCCTCTATTAGAAGGAATGTAGTGTTTATGGATTTCTGTCTTTTGTTCTGGGGGGAAATCACTAAAGACCCACGAGCCTCGTTTTAATTAATCATTTTAATGACCTTTCGATTGTTGTGATTGGAAGGCTCCATCATGCTTCAGTTTTAATTGGGATTCTTCTtagatatttctgttttt
The genomic region above belongs to Xenopus laevis strain J_2021 chromosome 5L, Xenopus_laevis_v10.1, whole genome shotgun sequence and contains:
- the ctsb.L gene encoding uncharacterized protein LOC380102 isoform X1, producing the protein MWHLVVALCFLASIANSRHLPYFAPLSHDMVNYINKVNTTWKAGHNFANADVHYVKRLCGTHLNGPQLQKRFGFADDLDLPDSFDSRAAWPNCPTIREIRDQGSCGSCWAFGAVEAISDRVCVHTNGKVNVEVSAEDLLSCCGFKCGMGCNGGYPSGAWRFWTETGLVSGGLYDSHVGCRPYSIPPCEHHVNGSRPSCKGEEGDTPKCMKTCEEGYTPAYGSDKHFGATSYGVPSSEKEIMADIYKNGPVEGAFVVYADFPLYKSGVYQHETGEELGGHAIKILGWGVENGTPYWLCANSWNTDWGDNGFFKILRGKDHCGIESEVVAGIPKN